In Streptomyces sp. NBC_00483, a single window of DNA contains:
- a CDS encoding TauD/TfdA family dioxygenase: protein MTVAQHTLRLTAIGDGDGMMITPTGTESDFTELYQAGLDGLLADTGHLLIRGFAPGVEEFNELVRRYSSRTTMDPARTSHGNAAQKVDSGRDPIGLHLENGATPFAPDLLWFHCVKAATSGSETTVCDGFRVWDALSERARKVFAGNPVKYVRSNVPRAMWQRLAAHLTGPDADPADMTVEHLHAVSNKGADVVFTEATDGTLTYEYTVYAAHPTRGSSRTAWANSILGPSFNYEAPEIRFADGSLIPDDVIAEYTEVTEKVTEEIQWEDGDIVLIDNTRVMHGRRAITDPERTILNAQSYARS from the coding sequence ATGACAGTTGCCCAGCACACCCTGCGTCTGACCGCCATAGGTGACGGCGACGGCATGATGATCACGCCCACCGGCACGGAGTCCGACTTCACCGAGCTGTACCAGGCGGGCCTCGACGGCCTGCTCGCCGACACCGGGCACCTCCTGATCCGCGGATTCGCCCCCGGAGTCGAGGAGTTCAACGAGCTGGTGCGCCGCTACAGCTCCCGCACCACCATGGACCCGGCCCGCACCTCCCACGGCAACGCCGCCCAGAAGGTCGACTCCGGGCGCGACCCGATCGGCCTGCACCTGGAGAACGGCGCCACGCCCTTCGCCCCCGACCTGCTGTGGTTCCACTGCGTCAAGGCCGCCACGTCCGGCTCCGAGACCACCGTCTGCGACGGCTTCCGGGTTTGGGACGCGCTGTCCGAGCGGGCCAGGAAGGTGTTCGCCGGCAACCCGGTGAAGTACGTGCGCAGCAACGTCCCGCGGGCCATGTGGCAGCGGCTCGCCGCGCACCTCACCGGCCCCGACGCGGACCCGGCCGACATGACCGTCGAGCATCTCCACGCCGTCTCCAACAAGGGCGCCGACGTGGTCTTCACCGAGGCCACCGACGGGACCCTGACCTACGAGTACACGGTGTACGCCGCCCACCCCACCCGGGGCTCCTCGCGCACCGCGTGGGCCAACAGCATCCTCGGTCCCTCGTTCAACTACGAGGCGCCCGAGATCCGCTTCGCCGACGGCTCCCTGATACCCGACGACGTGATCGCCGAGTACACCGAGGTCACCGAGAAGGTCACCGAGGAGATCCAGTGGGAGGACGGCGACATCGTCCTCATCGACAACACCCGTGTCATGCACGGCCGCCGGGCCATCACCGACCCCGAGCGCACCATCCTCAACGCCCAGAGCTACGCCAGGAGCTGA